The proteins below are encoded in one region of Pseudonocardia sp. DSM 110487:
- the secF gene encoding protein translocase subunit SecF, which translates to MAGVLNRLYTGTGAFDIIGRKRVWYIAFSVLVLICIGSIVFRGFNLGIDFTGGTQIQFPATTAAAPADVEAVRAVYERVIGHEPEAVQSAGTGGAASILIRSEALDASQLVPLKQALFDTFQPIGATGAPELAVISDSAVSGSWGGQITRQALIALGVFLVLVTIFLAFYFERSMALAALVALLHDVVVTAGIYSLVGFEVSPSTVIGLLTILGFSLYDTVVVFDKVKENTRGLLGLTRRTYAEAANLALNQTLIRSINTSLFAVLPVVALMVIGVGLLGVGTLADLALVQMVGIIAGALSSLLLATPILVDLKMRDPRFQQQAARVAARRAKAAGVPDPADGAAADTDPDLADDAVLAGELRKERAMAAAASMPARHARGGGQSRGARTAGKPARPTGKRQR; encoded by the coding sequence GTGGCCGGGGTACTGAACAGGCTCTACACGGGCACGGGCGCGTTCGACATCATCGGGCGCAAGCGCGTCTGGTACATCGCCTTCTCGGTGCTGGTCCTGATCTGCATCGGCTCCATCGTGTTCCGGGGGTTCAACCTCGGCATCGACTTCACCGGTGGCACGCAGATCCAGTTCCCGGCCACCACCGCGGCCGCCCCGGCCGACGTCGAGGCGGTGCGCGCGGTCTACGAGCGGGTGATCGGGCACGAGCCGGAGGCCGTGCAGTCGGCGGGCACCGGCGGCGCGGCGTCCATCCTCATCCGCTCGGAGGCGCTCGACGCGAGCCAGCTGGTCCCGCTCAAGCAGGCGCTGTTCGACACCTTCCAGCCGATCGGGGCCACCGGCGCCCCGGAACTAGCGGTGATCAGCGACAGCGCGGTGAGCGGCAGCTGGGGCGGGCAGATCACCCGCCAGGCCCTCATCGCCCTCGGCGTCTTCCTCGTGCTCGTCACGATCTTCCTGGCGTTCTACTTCGAGCGCTCCATGGCGCTCGCGGCGCTCGTCGCGCTGCTGCACGACGTGGTGGTCACCGCGGGCATCTACTCGCTCGTCGGGTTCGAGGTCAGCCCGTCCACGGTGATCGGCCTGCTGACGATCCTCGGGTTCTCGCTCTACGACACGGTGGTCGTCTTCGACAAGGTCAAGGAGAACACCCGGGGGCTGCTCGGGCTCACCCGCCGGACCTACGCCGAGGCGGCGAACCTCGCGCTGAACCAGACGCTCATCCGGTCGATCAACACCTCGCTGTTCGCGGTACTGCCGGTCGTGGCGCTGATGGTGATCGGCGTCGGCCTGCTCGGGGTCGGTACGCTCGCCGACCTCGCGCTGGTGCAGATGGTCGGCATCATCGCCGGCGCGCTGTCCTCGCTGTTGCTGGCCACGCCGATCCTCGTCGACCTCAAGATGCGCGACCCGCGGTTCCAGCAGCAGGCCGCGCGGGTGGCGGCCCGGCGGGCCAAGGCCGCGGGCGTCCCCGATCCCGCCGATGGCGCGGCAGCCGATACCGACCCGGACCTCGCCGACGACGCCGTGCTCGCCGGGGAGCTGCGCAAGGAGCGGGCGATGGCGGCTGCCGCGAGCATGCCGGCCCGCCACGCCCGTGGCGGCGGGCAGTCCCGGGGGGCCCGCACGGCAGGCAAGCCCGCCCGCCCGACCGGCAAGCGGCAACGGTGA
- a CDS encoding adenine phosphoribosyltransferase: protein MTGPVTVAGARPDPGSELEWVAALVRDVPDYPSPGILFRDITPVLADAEAFTAVTTELAALVGEADLVAGVEARGFLLAAAVAVVAGTGVVPVRKAGKLPRVAGSRTYELEYGTATLELPAETVGHGARVFLVDDVLATGGTAAAAADLLAEVGATVVGFGALLELTALNGRARLGDVPVHALLTV from the coding sequence GTGACCGGCCCCGTCACCGTGGCCGGCGCCAGGCCCGATCCGGGGTCCGAGCTGGAGTGGGTGGCCGCGCTCGTCCGTGACGTGCCGGACTACCCGTCGCCGGGCATCCTGTTCCGCGACATCACGCCGGTGCTGGCCGACGCCGAGGCATTCACCGCGGTCACCACCGAGCTGGCGGCGCTGGTGGGGGAGGCCGACCTGGTGGCAGGGGTCGAGGCCCGCGGGTTCCTCCTCGCTGCCGCGGTCGCGGTGGTGGCGGGCACGGGCGTCGTGCCGGTGCGCAAGGCGGGCAAGCTGCCGCGCGTTGCCGGTTCGCGCACCTACGAGCTGGAGTACGGCACCGCGACGCTCGAGCTGCCCGCGGAGACCGTGGGCCATGGCGCGCGGGTGTTCCTCGTGGACGACGTGCTCGCCACCGGCGGCACCGCCGCGGCGGCAGCCGACCTGCTGGCCGAGGTGGGGGCCACCGTCGTCGGCTTCGGGGCGTTGCTGGAGCTCACCGCCCTGAACGGCCGGGCACGGTTGGGTGACGTCCCGGTGCACGCCCTCCTGACGGTCTGA
- a CDS encoding bifunctional (p)ppGpp synthetase/guanosine-3',5'-bis(diphosphate) 3'-pyrophosphohydrolase, with protein sequence MTELQQPAPPAASPTPPVPDPNGNGARPSATRRVRARIARRMTPQRVAVVAPVLEPLASVHRTLHPKADLALLQRAYDVAEAKHAGQKRKSGDPYITHPLAVASILAELGMDTTTLVAALLHDTVEDTDYSLDRLRKDFGEEVAHLVDGVTKLDRVELGTAAEAETIRKMIVAMARDPRVLVIKLSDRLHNMRTMRFLPPEKQAKKARETLEVLAPLAHRLGMATIKWELEDLSFAILHPKKYSEIVRLVATRAPSRDTYLKQVIDEVMQQLDSARIQATVEGRPKHYYSIYRKMIVKGRDFDDIHDLVGVRVLVDEVRDCYAAMGMVHALWQPMPGRFKDYIAQPRFGVYQSLHTTVIGPDGKPLEVQIRTREMHETAEFGIAAHWRYKETRGAHNGQALEVEQMAWMRQLLDWQREAADPGDFLESLRNDLGAQQIFVFTPKGDVVTLPSGSTPVDLAYAVHTEVGHRCIGSRVNGKLVALERKLESGDVVEIFTSKAEGAGPSRDWLSFVASPRAKSKVRQWFAKERREEAIEGGKEAIAREARRTSFPMQRLVSSEAMSALAREMHFSDVSGLYAAVGEGHASPRHVVQRLVALVGGEDQAEEDLAERAIPSIVRLRRSSGDAGVVVRGADGDLGDMYTKLARCCTPVPGDDILGFVTRGGGISVHRTDCTNAKDLQARAERLVEVAWSVQPGSVFLVAIQVEALDRHRLLSDVTKVLADERVNILSASVQTSRDRVAVSRFTFEMGDPKHLGHVLRAVRNVEGVYDVYRVTSAS encoded by the coding sequence ATGACGGAGCTGCAGCAGCCCGCGCCCCCGGCTGCGAGCCCGACCCCGCCCGTGCCGGACCCGAACGGCAACGGGGCCCGGCCGTCGGCCACGCGCCGGGTGCGGGCCCGCATCGCGCGGCGCATGACCCCGCAGCGCGTCGCCGTCGTCGCGCCCGTGCTCGAGCCGCTCGCCAGCGTGCACCGCACGCTGCACCCGAAGGCCGACCTGGCGCTCCTGCAGCGCGCGTACGACGTGGCGGAGGCCAAGCACGCGGGCCAGAAGCGCAAGTCCGGCGACCCCTACATCACCCACCCGCTCGCGGTGGCCAGCATCCTTGCCGAGCTGGGCATGGACACCACCACGCTCGTCGCAGCGCTGCTGCACGACACGGTGGAGGACACCGACTACTCGCTCGACCGGCTGCGCAAGGACTTCGGCGAGGAGGTCGCCCACCTCGTCGACGGTGTCACCAAGCTGGACAGGGTCGAGCTGGGCACCGCCGCCGAGGCAGAGACGATCCGCAAGATGATCGTCGCGATGGCCCGCGACCCGCGGGTGCTGGTCATCAAGCTGTCGGACCGGCTGCACAACATGCGCACGATGCGCTTCCTGCCGCCTGAGAAGCAGGCGAAGAAGGCCCGCGAGACCCTCGAGGTGCTCGCCCCGCTGGCCCACCGGCTCGGGATGGCCACCATCAAGTGGGAGCTGGAGGACCTGTCCTTCGCGATCCTGCACCCGAAGAAGTACTCCGAGATCGTGCGGCTGGTCGCCACGCGGGCGCCGTCGCGCGACACGTACCTCAAGCAGGTCATCGACGAGGTCATGCAGCAGCTCGACTCGGCCCGGATCCAGGCCACGGTCGAGGGCAGGCCCAAGCACTACTACTCGATCTACCGCAAGATGATCGTCAAGGGCCGCGACTTCGACGACATCCACGACCTCGTCGGCGTCCGCGTGCTCGTCGACGAGGTGCGCGACTGCTACGCGGCGATGGGCATGGTCCACGCCCTGTGGCAGCCGATGCCCGGCCGGTTCAAGGACTACATCGCCCAGCCCCGGTTCGGGGTGTACCAGTCGCTGCACACCACCGTGATCGGGCCGGACGGCAAGCCGCTCGAGGTGCAGATCCGCACCCGGGAGATGCACGAGACGGCCGAGTTCGGCATCGCGGCGCACTGGCGGTACAAGGAGACCCGAGGCGCCCACAACGGGCAGGCCCTCGAGGTGGAGCAGATGGCGTGGATGCGCCAGCTTCTCGACTGGCAGCGTGAGGCGGCCGACCCAGGTGACTTCCTGGAGTCGCTGCGCAACGACCTCGGGGCCCAGCAGATCTTCGTGTTCACGCCGAAGGGTGACGTGGTCACGCTGCCGTCCGGGTCCACCCCGGTCGACCTCGCCTACGCCGTGCACACCGAGGTCGGCCACCGCTGCATCGGGTCCCGGGTCAACGGGAAGCTGGTCGCGCTGGAGCGCAAGCTCGAGTCCGGCGACGTCGTCGAGATCTTCACGTCCAAGGCTGAGGGGGCGGGACCGAGCCGCGACTGGCTGTCGTTCGTCGCGTCGCCACGGGCGAAGTCGAAGGTCCGGCAGTGGTTCGCGAAGGAGCGCCGCGAGGAGGCCATCGAGGGGGGCAAGGAGGCCATCGCGCGCGAGGCGCGGCGCACCTCCTTCCCGATGCAGCGCCTCGTCTCGTCGGAGGCGATGTCGGCGCTGGCGCGGGAGATGCATTTCTCCGACGTCTCCGGCCTCTACGCCGCGGTCGGGGAGGGGCATGCCAGCCCCCGGCACGTCGTGCAGCGGCTGGTTGCGCTGGTGGGGGGCGAGGACCAGGCCGAGGAGGACCTCGCCGAGCGCGCCATCCCGTCCATCGTGCGGCTGCGCCGCAGCAGCGGCGACGCAGGCGTCGTGGTGCGCGGCGCCGACGGCGACTTGGGCGACATGTACACGAAGCTCGCCCGCTGCTGCACCCCCGTGCCGGGCGACGACATCCTCGGGTTCGTCACCCGCGGCGGCGGCATCAGCGTGCACCGCACCGATTGCACCAACGCGAAGGACCTGCAGGCGCGCGCGGAGCGGCTCGTCGAGGTCGCATGGTCGGTGCAGCCGGGCTCGGTGTTCCTGGTGGCCATCCAGGTGGAGGCGCTCGACCGGCACCGGCTGCTCTCCGACGTCACGAAGGTGCTCGCCGACGAGCGGGTCAACATCCTCTCCGCCTCCGTACAGACCTCCCGCGACCGGGTGGCCGTCTCCCGGTTCACCTTCGAGATGGGCGACCCGAAGCACCTCGGCCACGTGCTGCGCGCGGTGCGCAACGTCGAGGGCGTCTACGACGTGTATCGGGTGACCAGCGCCAGCTGA
- a CDS encoding carboxylesterase/lipase family protein, producing the protein MVRARTAAVVLCVCAALAACTSATAPEAPAIPLGELVSVEQGELLGATDGSVLRYRGIPYAAPPVGERRFTPPGRPQSWSGTRPATQPGTRCAQLPAAPGTPHATGGSDTEDCLTLDITVPAGTAADARLPVLVWIHGGGFTAGAGTDTDPRRLAEAGPLVVVTVNYRLGIFGFFGLPGLEGSGSFGLLDQRAALTWVRRNIAAFGGDPGRVTLAGQSAGADSVCGQLTSPLSAGLFHRVIMQSGECGTTNLVDVIHPGAGPAGDTWKPLPLLEAAGAAAAGTLGCPAPAGSTDPTAVLTCLRALPTAQLVGGAGYYWSPATGTPMLPRRPSDIVLNRAARPGVPILAGTTRDEGTLFTVAFFDRAGTPLTDPGFRALLSAAAGTRAGEAGAVYRTVDRSPGRAWSDVITDRAYACPGLVNYRALADRGPLYAYELADPAAPSPYVALPADLAGGSAHGAEMPYLFDLVPGQPELTAAQEALAAELVDRWARFATTGEPNAGTSGFDTVTSWPPWTGDGRLLTISGPGAATTVTPGPAFAEGHRCALWDWR; encoded by the coding sequence GTGGTCCGGGCGCGCACCGCGGCCGTCGTCCTCTGCGTGTGCGCGGCCCTCGCGGCCTGCACGAGCGCCACGGCACCCGAGGCGCCCGCCATCCCGCTCGGCGAGCTCGTCTCCGTCGAGCAGGGCGAGCTGCTCGGCGCCACCGACGGGTCGGTGCTGCGGTACCGGGGGATCCCGTACGCGGCCCCGCCGGTCGGCGAGCGGCGCTTCACGCCGCCGGGCCGGCCGCAGTCGTGGAGCGGCACTCGGCCAGCCACGCAACCGGGAACGCGGTGCGCCCAGCTGCCTGCCGCGCCCGGCACGCCGCACGCCACCGGCGGGAGCGACACCGAGGACTGCCTCACGCTCGACATCACGGTGCCGGCCGGCACCGCCGCCGACGCGCGGCTTCCCGTGCTGGTCTGGATCCACGGAGGCGGGTTCACCGCGGGTGCGGGCACTGACACCGATCCGCGCCGCCTCGCCGAGGCCGGGCCGCTCGTCGTGGTCACCGTCAACTACCGGCTCGGCATCTTCGGGTTCTTCGGCCTGCCGGGCCTGGAGGGGTCGGGTTCGTTCGGGCTGCTCGACCAGCGGGCCGCCCTGACCTGGGTCCGGCGCAACATCGCGGCGTTCGGCGGCGACCCGGGCCGCGTCACGCTCGCCGGCCAGTCCGCGGGCGCCGACAGCGTCTGCGGCCAGCTCACCTCGCCCCTGTCCGCCGGCCTGTTCCACCGGGTGATCATGCAGAGCGGCGAGTGCGGCACGACCAACCTCGTCGACGTGATCCACCCCGGCGCGGGGCCCGCGGGCGACACGTGGAAGCCGCTACCCCTGCTCGAGGCCGCCGGCGCGGCGGCGGCGGGCACGCTCGGCTGCCCCGCCCCTGCTGGCAGCACGGACCCGACCGCGGTGCTCACCTGCCTGCGGGCGCTGCCCACGGCGCAGCTCGTCGGCGGGGCCGGCTACTACTGGAGCCCCGCCACCGGCACGCCGATGCTCCCGCGCCGACCGTCCGACATCGTGCTGAACCGCGCCGCCCGGCCGGGCGTCCCCATCCTCGCCGGCACCACCCGCGACGAAGGCACCCTGTTCACGGTCGCGTTCTTCGACCGCGCGGGCACCCCGCTCACCGACCCGGGGTTCCGCGCGCTGCTCTCGGCCGCAGCCGGTACGCGGGCCGGGGAGGCAGGCGCCGTCTACCGCACGGTCGACCGCTCCCCCGGGCGGGCCTGGTCGGACGTGATCACCGACCGCGCGTACGCCTGCCCTGGCCTCGTCAACTACCGCGCGCTCGCCGATCGTGGCCCGCTCTACGCGTACGAGCTCGCCGACCCGGCCGCACCCTCCCCGTACGTCGCGCTACCGGCCGACCTCGCCGGCGGCTCGGCCCACGGCGCGGAGATGCCCTACCTGTTCGACCTCGTTCCCGGCCAACCGGAGCTCACGGCCGCCCAGGAGGCCCTCGCGGCGGAGCTGGTGGACCGGTGGGCCCGGTTCGCGACGACCGGCGAGCCGAACGCGGGCACCTCCGGCTTCGACACGGTCACGTCGTGGCCCCCGTGGACCGGCGACGGCCGGCTGCTCACGATTTCCGGCCCCGGCGCGGCCACGACCGTCACTCCAGGGCCGGCGTTCGCCGAAGGCCACCGGTGTGCGCTCTGGGATTGGCGCTAG
- a CDS encoding peptidylprolyl isomerase, whose product MATNQIRREAAKRKLENQQKRRAERARRRQRTAIITSASVVVVVVLAVVLLSTVGLPGGGGSDTNDTAAPPSDAATPTAAPAALGDCAFSPTPDEPAAKAAPVPTATTASTSGTAAVTLRTNRGSIPLTLDRATGPCAVESFLSLVNAGYYNDTPCHRLTTGEGLKVLQCGDPTGQGTGGPGYTINDEPPTGLAPAGNGAAIYPRGTLAMAKTSAPNSGGSQFFLVYADSTLPPDYTVFGTVGPEGLATLDTIAQGGSDDANGPGDGAPRTQVTIQSATAA is encoded by the coding sequence GTGGCGACCAATCAGATACGGCGCGAGGCGGCCAAGCGCAAGCTGGAGAACCAGCAGAAGCGACGCGCCGAGCGGGCGCGGCGGCGACAGCGCACTGCGATCATCACGTCCGCGTCGGTAGTCGTCGTGGTGGTACTGGCCGTGGTCCTGCTCTCCACCGTCGGCCTGCCCGGCGGCGGTGGCAGCGACACGAACGACACCGCCGCGCCGCCGTCCGACGCCGCCACCCCCACCGCTGCTCCGGCCGCGCTCGGCGACTGCGCCTTCTCCCCCACGCCGGACGAGCCCGCCGCAAAGGCCGCGCCGGTCCCGACCGCCACCACCGCGAGCACCAGCGGCACGGCCGCGGTCACCCTGCGGACCAACCGTGGCTCGATCCCGCTGACGCTCGACCGGGCCACCGGTCCCTGCGCCGTGGAGAGCTTCCTGAGCCTGGTGAACGCGGGCTACTACAACGACACGCCCTGCCACCGGCTCACCACCGGCGAGGGCCTGAAGGTGCTGCAGTGCGGCGACCCGACGGGCCAGGGCACGGGTGGGCCCGGTTACACGATCAATGACGAGCCGCCCACCGGGCTCGCACCCGCCGGGAACGGCGCGGCCATCTACCCGCGCGGCACGCTCGCCATGGCGAAGACGTCGGCACCCAACTCCGGCGGAAGCCAGTTCTTCCTCGTCTACGCCGACTCCACCCTCCCGCCGGACTACACCGTATTCGGCACGGTCGGTCCGGAGGGCTTGGCCACGCTCGACACCATCGCGCAGGGCGGCTCCGACGACGCGAACGGCCCCGGCGACGGAGCACCGCGCACGCAGGTGACCATCCAGTCCGCCACCGCCGCCTGA
- a CDS encoding MBL fold metallo-hydrolase, which yields MLVAGFPAGSFQTNCYVVAAGQGEACVVVDPGQDAVDPLDALLTEHRLTPVAVLLTHGHFDHTFSVAPVCDGHDVPAWIHPDDRDLLADPMKGLSREAAAFFGGRIELREPREVRELADGAALELAGLTLRVDHTPGHTPGSVVFTTPTEEGVEVVLAGDTLFAGSIGRTDLPGGDHEQMLASLRDKMLTRADDTVVLPGHGSTTTVGRERASNPFLQGLEAPARGRGL from the coding sequence GTGCTCGTTGCAGGTTTTCCCGCTGGTTCGTTCCAGACCAACTGCTACGTGGTGGCAGCGGGTCAGGGCGAGGCGTGCGTCGTGGTCGACCCCGGTCAGGACGCCGTCGATCCCCTGGACGCGCTGCTCACCGAGCACCGGCTCACGCCGGTGGCGGTCCTGCTGACGCACGGCCATTTCGACCACACGTTCAGCGTGGCGCCCGTGTGCGACGGCCACGACGTGCCCGCCTGGATCCACCCGGACGACCGGGACCTGCTCGCCGATCCGATGAAGGGCCTGTCGCGTGAGGCGGCGGCGTTCTTCGGCGGGCGGATCGAGCTGCGCGAGCCGCGGGAGGTCCGCGAGCTCGCCGACGGCGCCGCGCTCGAACTGGCCGGGCTCACGCTGCGCGTCGACCACACCCCCGGCCACACTCCCGGCTCCGTCGTGTTCACCACTCCCACCGAGGAAGGGGTCGAGGTCGTGCTCGCCGGCGACACCCTCTTCGCCGGGTCGATCGGACGCACCGACCTGCCCGGAGGCGACCACGAGCAGATGCTCGCGAGCCTGCGCGACAAGATGCTGACCCGGGCCGACGACACCGTCGTGCTGCCAGGACACGGCTCGACGACGACCGTGGGGCGCGAGCGGGCGTCCAACCCGTTCCTCCAGGGACTGGAAGCACCGGCGCGGGGGCGTGGCCTGTGA
- the hisS gene encoding histidine--tRNA ligase: protein MTSFAAPKGVPEYYPPESAGFAHVRETLEAAAERAGYGLLELPVFEDTALYARGVGESTDVVSKEMYTFADRGDRSVTLRPEGTAGVVRAVIEHGLDRHGLPVKLRYAGPFFRYERPQAGRYRQLQQVGVEAIGVDDPALDAEVIAVADEGFRALGLTGYRLEITSLGDAECRPEYGRLLREFLAGLPLDEPTRARAQLNPLRVLDDKRPEVRALLTDAPLLIDHLSAASAEHHAAVKQYLDDLGVAFVENPRMVRGLDYYTKTTFEFVHDGLGAQSGIGGGGRYDGLMATLGGQPLSGVGFGLGVDRTLLACRAEGVAPWSEARCEVFGVPLGDAAKRRLVGLAAQLRKAGVRVDLAYGGRGLKGAMKAADRSGARLALVLGERDLESGTIGVKDMATGEQQSVDLDAAVDTVVAALA, encoded by the coding sequence ATCACGAGCTTCGCCGCGCCGAAGGGCGTCCCGGAGTACTACCCGCCGGAGTCGGCCGGGTTCGCGCACGTGCGCGAAACGCTCGAGGCCGCCGCCGAACGGGCCGGGTACGGCCTGCTGGAGCTGCCGGTCTTCGAGGACACCGCGCTCTACGCCCGCGGCGTCGGGGAGTCCACCGACGTCGTGAGCAAGGAGATGTACACGTTCGCCGACCGCGGCGACCGGTCGGTCACGCTGCGGCCGGAGGGCACGGCCGGCGTCGTCAGGGCGGTGATCGAACACGGGCTCGACCGCCACGGCCTGCCGGTCAAGCTGCGCTACGCGGGCCCGTTCTTCCGCTACGAGCGCCCGCAGGCCGGTCGGTACCGGCAGCTGCAGCAGGTGGGCGTCGAGGCGATCGGGGTGGACGACCCGGCCCTCGACGCCGAGGTCATCGCGGTTGCCGACGAGGGTTTCCGCGCGCTTGGTCTCACCGGCTACCGGCTGGAGATCACCTCTCTGGGTGACGCCGAGTGCCGGCCGGAGTACGGCAGGCTGCTGCGCGAGTTCCTGGCAGGCCTGCCGCTCGACGAGCCCACCCGGGCCCGCGCGCAGCTCAACCCGCTGCGGGTGCTCGACGACAAGCGCCCCGAGGTTCGTGCGCTGCTCACGGACGCGCCGCTCCTGATCGACCACCTGTCCGCGGCCTCGGCCGAGCACCACGCGGCCGTGAAGCAGTACCTCGACGACCTGGGCGTCGCGTTCGTCGAGAACCCCCGGATGGTGCGCGGCCTGGATTACTACACGAAGACCACGTTCGAGTTCGTCCACGACGGTCTCGGCGCACAGTCCGGGATCGGCGGTGGGGGCCGCTACGACGGGCTGATGGCCACCCTCGGTGGGCAGCCGTTGTCGGGCGTCGGCTTCGGGCTCGGCGTCGACCGCACCCTGCTCGCCTGCAGGGCCGAGGGCGTCGCCCCCTGGTCGGAGGCGCGCTGCGAGGTCTTCGGCGTGCCGCTGGGCGACGCCGCCAAGCGCCGCCTCGTGGGGCTCGCGGCGCAGCTGCGGAAGGCAGGCGTTCGCGTGGACCTCGCCTACGGCGGCCGCGGCCTCAAGGGTGCGATGAAGGCCGCCGACCGCTCCGGCGCCCGCCTCGCCCTCGTCCTGGGTGAGCGTGACCTGGAGTCCGGCACGATCGGCGTGAAGGACATGGCGACGGGCGAGCAGCAGTCGGTGGACCTGGACGCGGCGGTCGACACGGTGGTCGCGGCGCTGGCCTGA
- a CDS encoding MFS transporter, with the protein MTTSRTAATGSGSRWDAVLVVCLGVVLMSLDMTIVAVALPAIGAELHAPPAVAQWLLLGYSLPIVALSLPAGRWVDRAGPLPAFRLAVGGFGVASALVALAPGIGTLIAARVLQGCAGALIGVVALPLVNDAVRPEHRARAMSIVLTLIPLAGVAGPALGGLLTDTVGWRAVFLVNLPVVAVALALSGRAIPAARPGRAGLPRPDRAAVLDTVLLGAGVTALVLAVGLPAGGPLLAVALLAVAAVATLAWARRPDARPVLGLLRMRRIAPSLVALLATTAGVGAVNLLVPYALVGASASTTGLVLLVLSAAMAATSPPAGVLADRVGAEPVVLAGTVAVLAGAAWLLAAPVSPLGLVGPLLLIGVGNGLIAGPNSALVLGATPPAMVGAGSGLMALGRNLGFTLGPALAALTLGSGATAVPVVLATIGVVAAVAVPRRRRQ; encoded by the coding sequence ATGACGACGTCGCGCACCGCGGCGACCGGATCGGGGAGTCGATGGGACGCGGTGCTCGTCGTCTGCCTCGGCGTCGTGCTGATGTCGCTCGACATGACGATCGTGGCCGTCGCCCTGCCGGCCATCGGCGCCGAGCTGCACGCGCCGCCGGCGGTGGCGCAGTGGCTGCTGCTGGGCTACTCGCTGCCGATCGTGGCGCTGAGCCTCCCGGCGGGCCGGTGGGTGGACCGGGCCGGGCCGCTGCCGGCGTTCCGGCTGGCGGTGGGCGGTTTCGGCGTGGCGAGCGCGCTCGTCGCGCTCGCACCGGGGATCGGGACGCTGATCGCGGCGCGCGTGCTGCAGGGCTGCGCGGGCGCGCTGATCGGCGTCGTCGCGCTGCCGCTCGTGAACGACGCGGTGCGGCCCGAGCACCGCGCCCGCGCCATGAGCATCGTGCTCACCCTCATCCCCCTCGCCGGGGTCGCGGGCCCTGCGCTGGGCGGCCTGCTGACCGACACCGTCGGCTGGCGCGCGGTGTTCCTGGTCAACCTGCCCGTCGTGGCGGTCGCGCTCGCGCTCTCCGGCCGGGCGATCCCGGCGGCTCGCCCCGGCAGGGCCGGCCTGCCGCGGCCGGACCGGGCCGCCGTGCTGGACACGGTCCTGCTCGGCGCCGGTGTCACCGCTCTCGTGCTGGCGGTCGGCCTGCCGGCCGGTGGTCCGCTCCTCGCGGTCGCGCTGCTCGCCGTCGCGGCTGTCGCCACGCTCGCGTGGGCGCGGCGGCCGGATGCCCGGCCCGTGCTCGGGCTGCTGCGCATGCGGCGGATCGCGCCGTCGCTCGTCGCGCTGCTCGCCACGACGGCAGGGGTGGGCGCGGTGAACCTGCTCGTGCCCTACGCGCTGGTCGGCGCGAGCGCGAGCACCACCGGGCTGGTGCTGCTGGTGCTGTCGGCCGCCATGGCGGCGACGTCGCCGCCGGCCGGCGTGCTCGCCGACCGGGTGGGCGCCGAGCCGGTCGTCCTCGCCGGGACGGTCGCGGTGCTCGCCGGTGCGGCCTGGTTGCTCGCCGCGCCGGTCAGCCCGCTCGGCCTGGTCGGGCCGCTGCTGCTCATTGGCGTGGGCAACGGCCTGATCGCAGGACCGAACTCGGCGCTCGTGCTCGGGGCGACGCCGCCTGCCATGGTCGGGGCAGGCAGCGGCCTGATGGCGCTCGGCCGGAACCTCGGGTTCACCCTGGGCCCTGCGCTCGCCGCGCTGACCCTCGGCTCCGGCGCGACGGCGGTCCCGGTGGTGCTGGCGACGATCGGCGTGGTGGCCGCGGTGGCGGTGCCACGGCGACGCCGGCAATAG